The Montipora capricornis isolate CH-2021 chromosome 3, ASM3666992v2, whole genome shotgun sequence genome window below encodes:
- the LOC138041308 gene encoding QRFP-like peptide receptor: MNASSHNEGNVSVMDTCVRSWTINIQVLMTVLYSVIFPVSLLGNSLVLYVVFKKQNMRSALNLLIVNMAIADLLMTIFTMPYSVAFLFAGSEWFSGVFGLILCKTIHFSMTASIASSVITLVVLTVDRFVTIVFVWKSCLNLRTSKVSLIIIWVISLAIMGIYLQVYTVEQTFPGDDTYECYPDWAGMPKDFSKLFALGFFAILYAIPLLLMAVLYTIIVHKLWRNRFAQSTGSGGDVNINNSKKRVVKMLVTVTLFFAICWFPLHTIHYYMYFNSQSYECLSLYVILLSFWLGHANSAINPVLYVIFNKTFRRAFLDALYIVSFSTVNLMSTTGRRSSRRPSTTQNNGRSMSNNHKQPPSPLPQALSQRKMYGYGKLRPQSETTKSRSSEGDSQMHGKKIARYSMLVVIDKMTSV, translated from the coding sequence GGAACGTTTCCGTTATGGACACATGTGTGCGAAGTTGGACAATTAACATACAAGTGCTGATGACGGTGTTGTACTCTGTCATATTTCCCGTGTCTCTTCTGGGGAACTCTCTTGTACTCTATGTGGTCTTTAAGAAACAGAACATGCGGAGTGCATTGAATCTTCTGATTGTTAATATGGCGATCGCCGATCTGCTAATGACAATCTTTACCATGCCTTACTCTGTGGCGTTTCTATTCGCGGGAAGCGAATGGTTCAGTGGAGTCTTTGGGCTGATCCTGTGCAAAACAATCCACTTCTCTATGACGGCCTCCATCGCCTCCTCAGTTATCACTCTCGTGGTTTTGACAGTTGACAGATTTGTCACGATTGTTTTTGTATGGAAGTCCTGCCTGAATCTCAGGACCTCCAAGGTCTCTCTGATCATCATATGGGTTATCTCACTTGCCATTATGGGGATTTATCTTCAAGTATACACTGTCGAACAAACGTTTCCGGGAGACGATACATACGAGTGTTATCCCGACTGGGCAGGAATGCCAAAAGACTTCAGCAAATTATTTGCTCTCGGCTTTTTTGCTATTCTTTATGCAATCCCTCTTCTTCTCATGGCAGTCCTATATACCATAATTGTGCACAAGCTTTGGAGAAACCGGTTTGCCCAAAGCACTGGCAGTGGCGGGGATGTCAACATCAACAATTCCAAGAAGCGAGTAGTGAAAATGCTGGTCACGGTGACGCTCTTTTTTGCGATCTGCTGGTTTCCACTGCATACTATACActattacatgtactttaacAGCCAGTCTTACGAATGTTTGTCACTATATGTTATACTGCTGTCGTTCTGGTTAGGCCATGCTAATAGCGCAATCAACCCTGTCTTATATGTCATCTTCAATAAGACCTTCCGTCGAGCCTTCCTGGACGCTTTGTATATTGTGTCTTTTAGCACGGTCAACTTAATGAGCACGACTGGAAGACGATCGAGTAGGAGACCTTCAACAACCCAAAATAATGGAAGGAGCATGAGCAACAACCATAAGCAGCCACCATCACCGTTACCACAAGCGCTGTCACAAAGAAAGATGTATGGTTACGGCAAACTTCGCCCTCAAAGTGAAACAACGAAATCAAGGTCATCTGAAGGTGATTCTCAAATGCATGGTAAAAAGATAGCCCGTTATTCAATGCTGGTTGTTATAGACAAAATGACTTCGGTGTAA